The Montipora capricornis isolate CH-2021 chromosome 1, ASM3666992v2, whole genome shotgun sequence genome contains a region encoding:
- the LOC138051279 gene encoding uncharacterized protein has protein sequence MLSSKVYEERLCLVAVDEAHCISHWGYAAKKGERAFRKWFSRINEIRSIIKKVPVIALTATATTETRLQTVRTLEMKSPALIVDIPNRQNISYGVQVITPNPSVTFAKMVSDLKVQKTAYERTIIYCPTIKLTTHLYGFFQAELRENIYADEVHDPKKRIVEMFHSRSDELNKEEILKSMGESNGCIRVLIATIAYGMGINCKDVKTVIHYGPSYNCETYLQESGRAGRRGQDQCKSVILYSNIMTKHCHESMVTYLKQNDKCRRKVLLEKFDVDVSKLPAYEYPHRCCDICQQQCKCDGDTCNFVFFNLECSPTALVETESNERTVTEDQMTLLNSKLNYLKRALNQQFLQSAKKSNAPMFTPAKLFCGFGDNQIKQIMQHCSHMFSASDVYKYVDIWHPTVASEVLFTISTIFEDISHLDMEESEDTQEYYFDSFDAIFDFDVEDSLMAAIPLELLSVDEDTMDSDMEDSN, from the exons ATGTTATCGAGTAAGGTGTACGAAGAGAGATTGTGCCTTGTTGCTGTAGATGAAGCGCACTGTATTTCGCATTG GGGCTATGCAGCTAAAAAAGGAGAAAGGGCATTTAGGAAATGGTTTTCTCGTATAAACGAGATCCGATCAATCATCAAAAAGGTACCAGTGATAGCCCTCACTGCAACTGCCACAACTGAAACAAGACTTCAGACTGTGAGAACATTGGAAATGAAGAGTCCAGCTTTGATTGTTGACATCCCCAACAGACAGAACATCTCCTATGGTGTGCAAGTTATCACTCCCAACCCTTCTGTGACATTTGCAAAAATGGTGAGTGACTTGAAAGTTCAAAAGACTGCGTATGAACGAACCATAATATACTGTCCCACAATAAAACTTACAACCCACTTGTATGGCTTTTTTCAAGCCGAACTAAGGGAAAACATTTATGCAGATGAAGTTCATGATCCAAAGAAAAGAATTGTGGAAATGTTCCACAGCAGAAGTGATGAACTTAATAAAGAGGAGATACTGAAGTCCATGGGAGAGAGCAATGGTTGTATACGTGTACTTATTGCAACAATTGCCTATGGGATGGGTATCAATTGCAAGGATGTAAAAACTGTGATTCATTATGGCCCATCATACAATTGTGAGACATACCTACAAGAAAGTGGTCGAGCCGGACGGAGAGGTCAAGACCAGTGCAAATCAgttattttgtactcaaataTAATGACCAAACATTGCCACGAAAGCATGGTTAcctatttaaaacaaaatgacaAGTGCAGAAGAAAAGTTCTTTTGGAGAAGTTTGATGTGGATGTCTCAAAATTGCCCGCCTATGAATATCCACACCGTTGTTGTGATATTTGCCAACAGCAATGCAAATGTGATGGTGATACAtgcaattttgtgttttttaattTGGAATGTTCTCCTACTGCTTTGGTTGAAACTGAAAGTAACGAGAGAACTGTCACTGAGGACCAAATGACACTACTCAATTCAAAACTCAACTATCTAAAGAGAGCATTGAATCAGCAGTTTCTGCAGTCAGCCAAGAAAAGCAATGCACCTATGTTTACTCCAGCAAAGCTTTTTTGTGGATTTGGAGACAATCAAATAAAGCAGATTATGCAACATTGCTCGCACATGTTTTCAGCCAGTGATGTGTATAAATATGTTGACATTTGGCATCCCACTGTGGCCTCAGAAGTTTTGTTCACTATAAGTACAATTTTTGAAGACATAAGCCATTTGGATATGGAGGAATCAGAGGACACCCAGGAATACTATTTTGACAGTTTTGATGCCATTTTTGACTTTGATGTGGAAGACTCACTTATGGCAGCTATTCCTTTGGAACTCTTATCTGTTGATGAAGATACTATGGATTCAGACATGGAAGATTCTAATTAA
- the LOC138056460 gene encoding uncharacterized protein: protein MASHAIHIETANSLETDVFINALRRFQAERGPVRQLRSDCGTNFIGAHRELKEGLEEMNENKIRTRLLKDNCEWISFKFNPPSASHMGGSWERQIRTVRNIIASMLEESGRQLDDESFRTLMKEIKAIVNSRPLALNDMSSTDSPQPLTPNHLLTMKTKVLIPPPGVFLREELYLRKRWRRVQHLANLFWEKWRKEFLQGFFKASSRLLSFRLPYCELKTISKLNIL from the coding sequence ATGGCTTCACATGCTATCCACATTGAAACAGCTAACAGTCTGGAAACAGATGTGTTTATAAACGCCCTAAGACGCTTCCAGGCAGAGCGCGGCCCTGTTCGTCAGTTAAGGTCCGAttgtggaacaaattttattggaGCGCATCGTGAACTAAAGGAAGGACTGGAGGAGATGAATGAAAACAAGATTCGTACCAGACTGTTAAAAGATAACTGTGAATGGATCAGCTTTAAGTTCAATCCCCCCTCCGCGAGTCACATGGGTGGCTCGTGGGAACGACAGATACGGACAGTTCGAAACATTATTGCATCTATGCTAGAAGAATCAGGACGTCAGTTGGATGATGAGAGTTTTCGGACTCTTATGAAGGAAATCAAAGCCATAGTCAATTCCAGACCCCTTGCTCTGAATGACATGTCATCTACTGATTCACCCCAGCCACTGACTCCGAATCATCTGTTAACTATGAAAACCAAAGTATTGATCCCACCCCCAGGCGTTTTCCTGCGAGAAGAACTCTACCTTCGCAAGAGATGGAGGAGGGTTCAACATCTTGCCAACCTATTTTGGGAAAAGTGGAGAAAGGAATTCCTTCAAGGCTTCTTCAAGGCTTCTTCAAGGCTTCTTTCCTTCCGACTGCCATACTGTGAACTCAAGACAATAAGTAAATTAAATATACTTTAA
- the LOC138056469 gene encoding uncharacterized protein, with the protein MGVLCRFRQETVALTCDVKGMFHQFFVDEEYRDLLRFFWWDQGDVKKDAQEYRMKVHLFGAASSPGCANYGFKKAADDGEKEFGKNASDFMRRDFYVDDGLKSVKDVDTAIELIQKTQGMYAKAGLKLHKFSSNKKEVIQAVAPEDRAKGLQDLDLTRDPLCALLILVGKQILQDLCRNDADWDEPICDELRPRWERWRSKLRTLESLRIPRCFKPEGFGQIITVVLHHFSDASLSGYGQCSYLRLISESDQTHCSLVMGKARVTPLKPVTIPRLELTDAVVSVKISQWLGEELDYQDVSEFFWTDSKVVIGYISNTTSRFHVFVANRLQQIHDHTKPQQWQYISSQSNPADAASRRLRAQQLVDDDSRWLRGPDFLWRPLPYQVQIDLKPQPLDPDDPEAKKVTSLMTHTSKGYPNHFETSRLDRFSNWFRAKRAIAVCLHFKRCLKEGKKFERVKLACYQPVNMEEIGRAEKEIIRCLQYEHFKDEIQALSSLQTGVEFRDRKKAKQRNLDLKKCSSLYRLDQYLDTDGLLPVGGRLSNASISEGAKHPVILPRRSRVTQLILQYCHKAIKHQGSGMTHNEVR; encoded by the exons ATGGGTGTTCTCTGTCGGTTTCGACAAGAAACCGTTGCATTGACGTGCGATGTAAAGGGAATGTTCCACCAGTTCTTTGTTGATGAAGAATACAGGGATTTGCTTAGATTTTTCTGGTGGGATCAAGGTGATGTGAAGAAAGATGCTCAAGAATATCGTATGAAGGTGCACCTTTTCGGAGCTGCCTCGTCGCCAGGTTGCGCAAATTATGGGTTCAAGAAAGCTGCTGATGATGGGGAGAAGGAGTTTGGTAAAAATGCATCTGACTTTATGCGTAGAGACTTTTATGTCGACGATGGACTTAAGTCAGTCAAGGATGTGGATACCGCCATCGAACTCATTCAAAAAACGCAAGGCATGTACGCAAAGGCTGGCCTAAAATTACACAAGTTTAGCAGTAACAAGAAGGAGGTTATTCAAGCTGTAGCTCCAGAGGACCGCGCTAAAGGACTGCAAGATCTCGATTTGACAAGAGATCCCTTATGTG CACTCTTGATCCTAGTGGGCAAACAAATACTGCAAGATTTGTGCCGGAACGATGCCGACTGGGATGAACCCATCTGCGATGAGCTGAGACCAAGATGGGAGCGATGGAGGAGCAAGTTGCGTACCCTGGAGAGCTTAAGAATTCCAAGATGCTTCAAGCCCGAAGGATTTGGCCAAATTATAACAGTCGTGTTGCATCATTTCTCCGATGCAAGCCTGTCAGGCTATGGTCAATGCAGCTATCTGCGTCTAATAAGCGAGAGTGATCAAACTCACTGCTCCCTGGTTATGGGAAAAGCACGTGTCACACCATTGAAACCTGTCACAATCCCACGCTTGGAGTTGACGGATGCCGTGGTCTCCGTGAAAATAAGTCAGTGGCTTGGAGAGGAACTCGATTATCAAGATGTGTCCGAGTTCTTTTGGACAGACAGCAAAGTAGTGATAGGTTACATCAGCAACACAACAAGCCGCTTCCATGTTTTCGTGGCTAATCGCCTTCAACAGATTCACGATCATACCAAACCTCAACAATGGCAATATATCAGCTCGCAGTCCAATCCCGCCGATGCTGCATCCCGACGTCTTAGAGCTCAGCAACTTGTCGATGATGATTCTCGCTGGCTTAGAGGTCCAGATTTTTTGTGGCGACCCCTTCCATACCAAGTACAAATAGATCTAAAGCCACAGCCATTGGATCCAGACGATCCTGAAGCAAAGAAAGTAACCTCTCTTATGACACACACAAGTAAAGGATATCCGAATCACTTTGAAACTTCCAGATTGGATAGGTTCTCCAACTGGTTTCGGGCTAAGCGAGCCATTGCGGTCTGTCTGCATTTTAAACGCTGCctgaaggaaggaaagaagttCGAAAGGGTCAAGCTCGCATGCTACCAACCAGTGAATATGGAAGAAATAGGTCGTGCTGAAAAGGAGATTATCCGCTGCTTACAGTATGAACACTTCAAGGACGAAATCCAGGCTTTGTCTTCACTTCAAACAGGGGTAGAATTCCGTGACAGAAAGAAAGCCAAACAGCGCAACCTTGATCTGAAGAAATGCAGCAGTCTGTATCGACTAGACCAGTATCTTGACACAGATGGCCTCCTGCCTGTCGGTGGTCGCCTGAGCAATGCTAGCATATCGGAAGGAGCGAAGCATCCAGTGATCTTACCAAGACGGTCTCGCGTTACCCAGCTTATTCTGCAATACTGCCACAAAGCAATCAAACATCAAGGCAGTGGTATGACGCACAATGAAGTTCGCTAA
- the LOC138056479 gene encoding uncharacterized protein yields MEAARLPAPQLKVFNGDPLDGPTWKAAFETVIEKITVNSNEKILYLLQFLSGPPKKIVEGYQFVQTQDAYTEAKKTLERRFGHPAVVAEAFRKRLENWPRISPRDGIALRDFADFLKTCELAMRSIEDLETLNKQHDNKQLVKVLPSWAHPKWGVRVRDHQLKNGDNKFPPFSEFVRFVTEIGEVQCLPVPLYMALQSKTTLIREGLAGW; encoded by the coding sequence ATGGAAGCAGCAAGATTGCCAGCGCCCCAACTAAAAGTATTCAATGGAGATCCCTTAGACGGGCCAACATGGAAGGCCGCCTTCGAGACAGTGATTGAGAAAATAACTGTGAACTCTAACGAGAAAATCCTGTATCTTCTGCAGTTTCTGTCAGGCCCACCTAAGAAAATCGTCGAAGGTTATCAGTTTGTTCAGACACAAGACGCTTACACAGAAGCGAAAAAGACTCTGGAAAGGCGATTTGGCCATCCCGCTGTAGTTGCAGAAGCATTTCGTAAAAGGCTTGAAAACTGGCCAAGGATTTCCCCTAGAGACGGAATTGCATTACGAGACTTCGCCGACTTCCTCAAGACCTGTGAACTTGCCATGCGATCAATAGAAGACCTTGAAACCCTCAACAAGCAACACGATAACAAGCAGTTAGTGAAGGTGCTCCCAAGCTGGGCACACCCAAAATGGGGAGTGAGAGTGAGAGATCATCAGCTGAAGAATGGTGACAATAAGTTTCCTCCTTTCTCCGAGTTTGTGCGTTTCGTTACGGAGATTGGAGAAGTGCAATGCTTACCAGTTCCCTTGTACATGGCACTACAATCGAAAACCACTCTTATTCGTGAAGGTTTGGCAGGGTGGTAA
- the LOC138056487 gene encoding glutamic acid-rich protein-like — protein METSESSATTDGISESTPRNSESKPLQRIDEEQVSNTEDPEPRKSKRLHTYTEKGLQYKLSQKEKDYIRAKRELKGKIDSVSMIWTDLWHSDTLRKERAAIEELRKNLDEAHSEFVMLLQYDEGRDVISEAGYLCKQAVELRSKIGERIFELEREEMRSRRSEKSQSSKGTGHSRTSRLSSSSQLSILKMKTMTELARKEVDLKYARIEAEKKLEMERKRWEMEELQQLRSYESAKAVADAVFKLEEEEKNPDLLDLRQFEIPDDTKEERTRNYISSLSTASSECNLIPLPYSFQPVVKDEHPSSQERVQPGNKKLQINPEQGGKNSDPKKLEETIVTHASSIAPVNPQDSRPTTSDSPRLLTRHTTKVLQKP, from the coding sequence ATGGAAACTTCGGAATCCTCAGCTACCACGGACGGTATTTCAGAATCTACGCCAAGGAACAGTGAGAGCAAGCCTCTTCAAAGGATTGATGAAGAACAAGTATCGAACACTGAGGATCCTGAGCCTCGAAAATCTAAACGCCTTCACACTTACACGGAAAAGGGTTTGCAATATAAACTCTCGCAAAAGGAGAAAGATTACATACGGGCTAAAAGGGAGCTTAAAGGAAAGATTGACTCTGTTAGCATGATTTGGACCGACCTTTGGCATTCTGACACTTTAAGGAAGGAACGAGCAGCCATAGAGGAACTCAGGAAGAATTTGGATGAAGCACACTCCGAGTTTGTGATGTTGTTGCAATATGATGAGGGTCGTGATGTAATCAGTGAAGCAGGGTACTTGTGCAAACAAGCAGTAGAGCTCAGGTCGAAAATCGGCGAGCGGATCTTTGAGTTAGAAAGGGAGGAGATGCGATCACGTCGCAGCGAGAAATCCCAGTCTTCAAAGGGAACTGGTCATAGTCGCACTTCCAGGCTATCAAGCTCATCTCAATTGtctattttaaaaatgaaaactatGACAGAACTGGCAAGAAAGGAGGTCGacttgaaatatgccagaattgaagcagaaaagaaactggaaatggAAAGGAAGAGATGGGAGATGGAAGAATTACAGCAATTGAGAAGCTACGAAAGTGCCAAGGCAGTAGCAGATGCTGTCTTTAAGTTAGAAGAAGAGGAGAAGAATCCAGATTTGCTGGACCTGAGGCAGTTTGAAATTCCTGATGACACTAAGGAAGAACGCACTCGAAATTATATCTCATCTCTGTCAACTGCATCTTCTGAAtgtaacttgatccctctgccATACTCCTTTCAACCAGTTGTGAAGGATGAACACCCCTCATCACAGGAAAGGGTTCAGCCTGGTAACAAAAAGTTGCAAATCAACCCTGAACAAGGTGGAAAAAACAGCGATCCCAAGAAATTGGAAGAGACGATTGTCACCCATGCATCAAGCATCGCTCCAGTTAACCCACAGGATAGTCGACCAACCACCTCTGATTCCCCCAGGCTACTGACGAGGCACACCACCAAGGTATTGCAGAAGCCATAG
- the LOC138056492 gene encoding uncharacterized protein, whose product MHKPRAPNSTPPFRPIVSSIGTYNYSLAKYLSNLLQPHIPSTLIASDSFTFVKEINELSLHGMFMVSFDVESLFTNIPLDDCINLAVKYITEGNPGLKLSKQHLKRLFEFATKETHFLFKGNFYDQVDGVAMGSPLAPVLANLFMGHHENIWLDQYGDSEVLFYRRYVDDTFCLFRSERDATLFFNYINNQHTNIRFTMEREADHVLPFLDVLINNTDPHQSVTTVYRKKTFTEIEEVKNKLIEAVSFGECEEQPKCITQHPGFHPVCINQWVLQTAWNQYKQQYKDPYDGAEDELFRHIAYRQLA is encoded by the exons ATGCACAAACCACGAGCGCCAAATTCCACCCCACCATTTCGGCCCATAGTTTCCTCCATAGGCACCTACAACTACAGCTTGGCCAAATACTTAAGTAATCTACTCCAACCTCATATTCCATCCACACTCATTGCTTCAGATTCCTTCACTTTTGTGAAGGAAATCAATGAGCtgtctttgcatgggatgttCATGGTGTCCTTCGATGTTGAAAGCCTCTTCACCAACATCCCTCTAGATGATTGTATTAACCTTGCCGTCAAGTATATAACTGAGGGTAACCCAGGTTTGAAACTTAGTAAACAACATCTTAAAAGGTTGTTTGAGTTTGCTACCAAGGAAACTCACTTCCTGTTCAAGGGTAACTTCTATGACCAGGTGGATGGTGTAGCCATGGGGTCCCCCCTTGCCCCTGTTCTAgccaatctctttatgggtcaccatgagaatATATGGTTGGATCAATACGGGGATTCAGAGGTCTTATTCTATCGTCGCTACGTAGAcgatacattttgccttttccgctctgaacgggatgcaacccttttcttcaattacatTAACAATCAACACACCAATATACGCTTTACAATGGAACGGGAGGCTGACCATGTTCTACCTTTCCTAGATGTTCTAATCAATAACACTGACCCGCACCAAAGTGTAACCAccgtttaccggaaaaaaactttcacag AAATTGAGGAAGTAAAAAATAAGCTAATTGAGGCTGTCAGTTTTGGGGAATGTGAAGAACAACCCAAATGCATAACACAGCACCCAGGCTTTCACCCAGTGTGTATTAATCAATGGGTCCTGCAGACTGCTTGGAATCAGTACAAGCAACAGTACAAAGACCCATATGATGGGGCTGAAGATGAACTTTTTAGACATATTGCTTACAGACAATTGGCTTGA
- the LOC138056502 gene encoding uncharacterized protein, protein MNAPLKVIFPTYDDDSFKTIPIPPVHNITCDQYEATDAVDTGHESDADDETIDNGKDDEDMDPSWKLSDAEQFLSDDDMEVEPSEDDFKESPPHRDRKFLVFGSCLNELLKRCPECGHAIIQQKNKTSGSMLLVELTCHSSHTKTWESQVVKRKPLGNLLLAAAILFTGNTFTSISNLASCLNLQFFCERVFYDTERKYLLPVVNEAWEAESNRQIDTLTPRAVVNLEGDGRWDSPGHCAKYGTYTLMDEDTGNVVVFNVVQVSVVSSSNAVEKEGFTRCIELLEGKGVNITIVATDRHVSISSCMSKDYPHISHQFDVWHLSKWVVKKLTNKAKQKGCEELAPWIQSISNHLWWSAATCDGSVQMLWEKWKSVLDHVSKRHKWSGNSLFHQCCHRRISSSRAKKICWIKQCTPAHLALEEVVLNNKLLKDLAKLTDFCHTGKIDVYHSMMLKYCSKREHFSYKGRVARTQPAALDNNANTGRMQARITEGERAGEARYKLCFPKANK, encoded by the coding sequence ATGAATGCACCCCTAAAAGTAATTTTTCCAACCTACGACGACGACAGTTTCAAAACAATTCCCATTCCTCCTGTACATAATATAACGTGTGATCAGTATGAGGCTACAGATGCTGTTGATACTGGTCATGAAAGTGATGCAGATGATGAAACTATTGATAATGGCAAGGATGATGAAGATATGGACCCCAGCTGGAAATTATCTGATGCTGAACAGTTTCTATCTGATGATGACATGGAAGTGGAACCATCCGAAGATGATTTTAAAGAGTCCCCTCCTCACAGGGACAGAAAATTTCTGGTCTTTGGTTCATGTCTTAATGAACTCCTAAAAAGATGCCCAGAATGTGGGCATGCTATTATTCAGCAGAAGAACAAAACCTCTGGTAGTATGTTACTAGTTGAACTAACTTGCCATAGTAGCCATACAAAAACATGGGAGTCCCAAGTTGTAAAAAGGAAACCTCTTGGAAACCTGCTCTTAGCAGCAGCTATACTCTTTACAGGTAACACTTTTACAAGTATCAGTAACCTTGCCTCATGTCTCAACCTTCAATTCTTTTGTGAACGTGTTTTTTATGACACAGAGAGGAAATATTTGTTGCCAGTTGTTAACGAAGCATGGGAGGCTGAAAGCAATAGGCAAATCGACACACTTACTCCCAGGGCAGTGGTTAATCTAGAAGGGGATGGGAGATGGGATAGCCCTGGACATTGTGCCAAGTATGGTACTTACACATTGATGGATGAGGACACAGGAAATGTAGTGGTGTTCAATGTTGTCCAAGTCAGTGTGGTgtcctcatctaatgcagtgGAGAAAGAGGGCTTCACCAGATGCATTGAACTGTTGGAGGGGAAGGGAGTTAACATCACCATAGTGGCAACAGACCGCCATGTATCCATCAGCAGCTGCATGTCCAAGGACTACCCACACATTAGTCATCAATTTGATGTATGGCATCTGTCCAAGTGGGTGGTCAAAAAGCTGACAAACAAGGCTAAGCAAAAGGGTTGCGAGGAGTTGGCCCCATGGATACAGTCCATCTCCAACCACCTTTGGTGGTCTGCTGCAACATGTGATGGCAGTGTCCAGATGTTGTGGGAAAAGTGGAAGTCAGTGTTGGATCATGTCAGCAAAAGGCATAAATGGTCTGGAAACTCCCTTTTCCATCAGTGCTGCCACAGACGCATTTCTTCCTCTAGAGCTAAGAAGATCTGTTGGATCAAGCAATGTACACCAGCTCACTTAGCCTTGGAGGAAGTGGTTCTAAACAATAAGCTTCTGAAAGATCTTGCTAAACTGACTGACTTCTGTCACACTGGGAAAATCGACGTGTACCACTCCATGATGTTAAAGTATTGTTCAAAACGGGAGCATTTCTCCTACAAAGGCAGGGTTGCCAGGACACAGCCTGCTGCTCTTGACAACAATGCAAACACTGGCCGCATGCAAGCTCGAATTACGGAGGGTGAACGGGCAGGTGAGGCTCGCTATAAACTCTGTTTCCCTAAGGCAAACAAGTGA